Proteins from one Gimesia maris genomic window:
- a CDS encoding DUF488 family protein, N3 subclade codes for MQEDHLILNENQIFVWIESNVPQGSLKQSHLWLPELCPEAESVEWFSFRADRWNEFSRRYRSKLSNMQELCEKLRCLAHQSLLTLVYRRGTPACNIAMIIEKHLVQLECQHRWEAGLMIGGYTTPVKSEIEALGGLWFNNHKTWMMPDEKSWRSIINLLPGDF; via the coding sequence ATGCAGGAAGATCATCTGATATTGAACGAAAATCAAATCTTCGTATGGATCGAAAGCAACGTGCCTCAGGGAAGTTTGAAGCAGAGTCATTTATGGCTGCCGGAACTGTGTCCGGAAGCAGAGTCAGTCGAATGGTTTTCATTTCGAGCAGACAGATGGAATGAATTCAGCCGTCGTTACAGATCGAAACTCTCCAACATGCAAGAATTATGTGAAAAATTGAGATGCCTGGCTCATCAAAGCCTGTTAACGCTCGTCTACCGACGGGGAACACCTGCCTGCAATATCGCGATGATTATCGAAAAACACCTGGTTCAACTGGAATGCCAGCATCGCTGGGAAGCAGGACTGATGATCGGCGGGTATACCACTCCTGTCAAAAGCGAAATCGAGGCATTGGGAGGCTTATGGTTTAACAATCACAAAACCTGGATGATGCCGGACGAGAAAAGCTGGCGATCAATTATAAACCTGCTCCCAGGCGATTTTTAA
- a CDS encoding PAS domain-containing protein has product MSYQSSEALTGNSYQELLALHSLVNAVGDAIICVDRDGILVLWNPGAERLFGFSSEEALGASLDLIIPPESRTAHWEGFYAAMQQNQSRLGSSVIRVPMLRKNQSQFPGALTVGIVRGEDNRIERIGAVIREEPEKKAVAE; this is encoded by the coding sequence ATGAGCTACCAGTCAAGTGAGGCTCTCACTGGAAACAGCTACCAGGAACTGCTTGCATTGCATTCTCTCGTCAATGCGGTCGGAGACGCCATCATCTGCGTCGATCGGGACGGGATACTGGTATTGTGGAACCCGGGCGCAGAACGTCTGTTTGGCTTCTCGTCCGAGGAAGCGCTTGGCGCATCACTCGACCTGATAATTCCACCCGAATCACGCACAGCACACTGGGAAGGGTTTTACGCAGCCATGCAGCAGAACCAGAGTCGGTTGGGGTCCTCTGTGATCAGAGTGCCCATGCTGCGAAAGAATCAAAGCCAGTTCCCCGGTGCGTTGACCGTCGGAATTGTGCGAGGTGAGGACAACAGGATTGAACGAATCGGTGCCGTTATCCGGGAAGAACCCGAGAAAAAAGCTGTCGCGGAGTAA
- a CDS encoding c-type heme family protein, giving the protein MFKTGFVTSLAVTFLLIFTFVSAADNQQSENSSPADSDQQPSQAAIKRTRETVQMLDDIYKQTIVLITDKYVNSEEDFPAGSAAVELFKRVGKTGFHQVRIIDATGEPYEPENVAKSPFEKEGIQKLKSGKSYYDKVVIKEGQAYLQAMTPVPVVMKKCVMCHPHYKDVKAGQPIGAISYELPVK; this is encoded by the coding sequence ATGTTCAAAACAGGATTTGTGACCAGCCTCGCAGTGACATTTCTGTTGATTTTCACTTTCGTTTCGGCAGCTGATAACCAGCAGTCAGAGAATTCGTCCCCTGCTGATTCGGATCAGCAACCCTCCCAGGCCGCCATCAAGCGCACGCGTGAAACGGTTCAAATGCTTGATGATATTTATAAACAGACAATCGTGCTGATCACGGACAAATACGTAAACAGCGAAGAGGATTTCCCCGCAGGGAGTGCTGCCGTCGAACTGTTTAAGAGGGTGGGTAAGACCGGCTTCCATCAGGTGCGAATTATCGATGCCACGGGCGAACCCTACGAACCTGAAAATGTCGCAAAATCTCCCTTCGAAAAAGAGGGGATCCAAAAGCTGAAGTCCGGTAAATCATACTATGACAAAGTGGTCATTAAAGAGGGACAGGCTTATCTGCAGGCGATGACTCCTGTTCCTGTTGTGATGAAAAAATGTGTCATGTGTCATCCGCACTACAAAGATGTCAAAGCCGGACAGCCAATTGGAGCAATCAGCTATGAGCTACCAGTCAAGTGA
- a CDS encoding RrF2 family transcriptional regulator, producing MQLTMQTDYALRTLMYLASQDDRATVANVAELFQISSHHVAKVVNQLSRLGYIRSVRGMGGGIELAVPLEKIRLGDVIERFEGNLHLLECVGTENVCIIQPFCKLKGVLAEAERVQLEYLNSVTLADVAPSHRQLKSIT from the coding sequence ATGCAGCTCACCATGCAAACCGATTATGCATTGCGGACCCTGATGTACCTGGCATCACAGGATGATCGGGCCACGGTTGCCAATGTAGCGGAACTGTTTCAGATTTCTTCACATCATGTTGCCAAGGTCGTGAATCAGTTGTCACGACTGGGATACATTCGCAGCGTGCGTGGCATGGGAGGCGGCATTGAACTGGCTGTCCCCCTGGAGAAGATTCGTCTGGGGGATGTGATCGAGCGCTTCGAGGGAAATTTGCATCTCCTGGAATGTGTCGGCACTGAAAACGTCTGCATCATCCAGCCGTTCTGTAAGCTGAAAGGAGTTCTGGCAGAAGCTGAGCGAGTTCAGCTGGAATATCTCAACAGTGTAACCCTGGCTGATGTGGCGCCTTCACATCGGCAGCTGAAAAGTATCACTTAG